The sequence CCTTTATCTCCTTTATCTCCTTTATCTCCATTATCTCCTTTATCTTTTCCATCTCCTTGTTTGTCTCCTTGTCCATCCGCATCAGATTTAGCATCAGCGGATGCGTTTGCTCCGTCACCTGCTTTATCTccgtttttattttcttctttatctCCTTTATTTTTCCCATATCCTTTTTTGTCTCCTTGTCCATTCGAATCAGATTTAGCATCAGCGGATGCGTTTGCTCCGTCACCTGCTTTATCTCCGTTTTTATTTTCTCCTTTATCTCCTTTATCATTTCCACCTCCTTTATCTTTTCCATCTCCTTTTTTGTCTCCTTGTCTATTAGCATCAGATTTAGCATCAGCGGATGCGTTTGCTCCGTCACCTGCGATATCTCCGTTTTTATTTTCTCCCTTATGTCCTTTATCTTTTCCATGTCCTTTTTTGTCTCCTTGTTCGTTAGCATCAGATTTAGCATCAGCGGATGCGTTTGCTCCATCACCTGCTTTATCTCCGTTTTTATTTCCTCCTTTATCTCCTTTATCATTTCCACCTCCTTTAGCTTTTCCATCTCCTTTTTTGTCCCCCTGTCCATAAGCATCAGATTTAGCATCAGCGGATGCGTTTGCTCCGTCACCTGCCTTCTCTCCGTTTTTATTTTCTCCTTTATCTCCTTTATCTCCCTTATCTCCTTTATCGTTTTCATCTACGTTAGCTTCTTTATCTCCTTTCCCACTGGTATCAGATTTAGCATCAGCGTATGCGTTTGCCTTTGCTCCGTCACCTTCTTTATCTCCAGTTTTATTTTCTCCTTTATCTCCTTTATCCTTGTCCTCTGCTTTAGAATCTGCATCTCCTTTTCCGGATCCTTGATAACTATTCTTACCTTCAGCATTGGCTGATGCATCGGATTTTGCTCCGTTGTTTCCTTTATCTCCGCTTGCACTTCCTTGCCCATTACTTATAGCCTGGTTTTTTATATTTACTGATACACCTCTTGCTTGACCTGAACCACCAGTTTGGTCTTCTGCTTTTCCTGCTGCTTTTCCTGCTGCTTGTCCATTGGCATCAATTCTAGGATAGTAAAATCCTGGTCTCACGCCGTGTCTTCTAGGTCCACCCTTACAACGAGCTGCCATTAATCTACGTGCTTTTAAGGCCTCTAATGCTGATAGTCCAGTGACACCACTTTGACCATAGTATAATCCTCGACCACCAGGACCACCAGGACCACCAGGACCACCAGGACCACCAGCTAAAATTAATCTATGTGTGTTTGCATTCTGTGCTGCTTGCGCGTTGGCACCAGGTCCACCATAGTAGTATCCACCTCCTGCGCCGTTGATTCCATATCCTGAAAATTGACTACCAGCTTGGTCTACTAATGAAGCTTGTGATGTTGCTCCTGCTGCTGACGCACCACTTGCGCATCCAGATCCCAGGCCGTAGCTTCCGCTTTGAGCTTGAACTGCGCCTTGCGGAGCACCTCCAATTCCTTGTACTACCCCACCACAGCCTCTCATAGCGTTTGCGAAATATTGTGGTAACAATGGCCAATGGCCCAAAGCACCTCCGATTCCGGAGAACACCAAAAAGTGGAATACGTTCAGCTTCATTCTGATTTCTgactaatgaatttttttgtattcacggtcttttatatatttgatttttcgAGGAACCAGTTGTCAAAGCATATGTAGATGACTATTGTTTTTTTGGATAGATGGAACTGTTGCCTGGTAGTTCCTAAAACATTTGTCTACGGTTTGACCTAAATACTTTTCCGCTTCTCACGCGCATTTTGTGTGCTATTTTTGACTATGTTCGAATTATCTACAATGTGGAATAATATCGGAAGCATATATTGACatgtattttatcattttcagcattctttaatttaaagaaaaatatgttcaTGGATGACAGTAGTTTATTCACATTCAGGAAATTTAACTTAGCGGAGTTTTGAccaagttttttttactttaaagataAATCTGGGacatagtttcaaatatttttatcttataatATTTCCTATTGAATGCCAACCCTTCACTCATTTGGATCGGGGCTAACATACAACATTTGATAGACTCTTCTACAAATTTCAGGATTAActgattttatgaaattatagggcagtttttcagaaaatttggattttatcattatttctggagaaaattcaatttttcattcctaaaatttaatttagttagcTGCATGAAAAGATGCTATTGGATTTTAGAATGAAGCTGTTTGCTCATTAGTCAACAAATGCTGAAGAGGCGAGACTCACTTTTAGCTGGTCTCAATAATAAGTCAATTTATTTTCTTCGccaatgattcatcattttaggttgaaagtttatttcaaaattcaaaatttagataaACTAGCTGAGAATCCGATCTCGAGTGTTGTCActttgtttttcatttataattatatagtaCTCATTctataatgattaattttaaaatagaaattgagaaaaattttgattacaaaaaaatataaacaattttaaagataaaaaaaatatagaaagaaaaaaagttatttacagtGTGCattccttatttaatttaatttaattattttttcattagcaaatatttccaattttagattatttaagctttacatttttaaagttattcaattttcagttttatttaagaaattttcccttttccagctttttccaaataaatatttgtaagattattcacctaaaaaaatatgaaaagtttcaaatttctattttaagaAGCAtcttttttgaacagaaaaactttttttaataacataatataatattgatGCATgaatagaaaatactttttggtcataaatttttaaatgaaataattctaacagtttttgtaaataaaaagtgtttgaattttatattttttaaatctttaaggttttaaagtaattcaatttccagcgtttttcagcaattttcccttttcataaataaagattttcaagattattcactagaaaaaatatgaaagttttttaaattttgaattcctatttaaagaaacatctattttaaatagaaaaatttagaaaaaagataatgaaaaaaagaaatcttctaaaataacttaaacaaaaattttaattaatacttaataaattgaactaaataattaataaaaaagttaattaattcagaacctcagtagtttaaaaatctaaaattataaatctttactaAGACCTAGAAaatgagaagaaaataaaatcagTCAAGTAAACACTGTAAAAATAAtcgctttcaatatttttttctagtaatattttttaaatgattcatattaaaagatatgaaataaaaaaaaccttaagtaaatttgttctttttttcgcTGGCTTCGTATATTcactataattgttaaaaatgtttcatccgcttgcagaacttttttaaaataataaaaaatttatgaatattatatttaataggattttaaaaacaatttataattcaatatgattattattattattattattattattattattattattacgtaCCCGTTGTAAATTCTTCATATATAACCtttgtttcagaaaattaaatattttcactaagaaataaaatagtagaaaacaattaaatttaaaaaataaatactgttTACTGTTGTAAAAAATCTGTacctggaaataaaaaataataatgaaaaaaattaactcaaagctgcaattacaaaatttttcagcgagaaaaatgttttgtatcattcaattaat is a genomic window of Belonocnema kinseyi isolate 2016_QV_RU_SX_M_011 chromosome 8, B_treatae_v1, whole genome shotgun sequence containing:
- the LOC117178375 gene encoding S-antigen protein-like, translating into MKLNVFHFLVFSGIGGALGHWPLLPQYFANAMRGCGGVVQGIGGAPQGAVQAQSGSYGLGSGCASGASAAGATSQASLVDQAGSQFSGYGINGAGGGYYYGGPGANAQAAQNANTHRLILAGGPGGPGGPGGPGGRGLYYGQSGVTGLSALEALKARRLMAARCKGGPRRHGVRPGFYYPRIDANGQAAGKAAGKAEDQTGGSGQARGVSVNIKNQAISNGQGSASGDKGNNGAKSDASANAEGKNSYQGSGKGDADSKAEDKDKGDKGENKTGDKEGDGAKANAYADAKSDTSGKGDKEANVDENDKGDKGDKGDKGENKNGEKAGDGANASADAKSDAYGQGDKKGDGKAKGGGNDKGDKGGNKNGDKAGDGANASADAKSDANEQGDKKGHGKDKGHKGENKNGDIAGDGANASADAKSDANRQGDKKGDGKDKGGGNDKGDKGENKNGDKAGDGANASADAKSDSNGQGDKKGYGKNKGDKEENKNGDKAGDGANASADAKSDADGQGDKQGDGKDKGDNGDKGDKGDKGDKGDKGDKGDKGESKNGDKAGNGANASADAKSDANGQGDKKVDGKDKVGGNDKGDKKESKSGDKAGDGANANASADAKSDANGKGDSEFKADGKDKGEGNDKGDKEGNKNGDKAGNGTNANASADAKSDANGQGDKEEDGKDNEDKGENKNGGKAGNGSSANASADAKSDANGKGDADSKGDKGENSSGGKSGDGASASGSANAQANASGQATA